The proteins below are encoded in one region of Apium graveolens cultivar Ventura chromosome 4, ASM990537v1, whole genome shotgun sequence:
- the LOC141717038 gene encoding nuclear transcription factor Y subunit B-8-like: MAEVPAGSSEYGSGESGNQSPPSSCREQDGLLPIANISRIMKKGIPQNGKIAKEAKVFVQECVSEFVSFITSEASNKCKNERRKTINGDDLLWSMSLLGFEHYIDPLTGYLHRYRAGESKGLAKGAGGSAKKTGNNGRAHQSSYSQSLNYANSQAQMQHMMDSMEGLE, from the exons ATGGCGGAAGTTCCAGCAGGGAGTTCAGAGTATGGAAGCGGGGAGAGTGGCAATCAGAGCCCTCCGTCGTCGTGTCGAGAGCAGGATGGATTACTACCAATAGCTAACATAAGCAGGATTATGAAAAAGGGGATTCCGCAGAATGGAAAGATTGCCAAAGAAGCTAAAGTGTTTGTTCAGGAATGCGTCTCTGAGTTCGTCAGTTTTATCACCAGCGA GGCGAGCAACAAGTGCAAGAATGAGAGGAGGAAGACTATAAATGGTGATGATCTGCTATGGTCTATGTCCCTTCTTGGATTTGAACATTACATTGATCCTCTTACAGGATACCTGCACAGATACAGAGCG GGTGAGAGCAAGGGGTTAGCAAAAGGTGCTGGAGGATCTGCTAAAAAAACTGGGAATAATGGG CGTGCTCATCAAAGTTCTTATTCCCAGAGCTTGAACTATGCCAACTCACag GCACAGATGCAGCATATGATGGATTCCATGGAAGGCCTGGAGTAA
- the LOC141720635 gene encoding pentatricopeptide repeat-containing protein At3g09650, chloroplastic: MTTNIITPPPWPTTSTHPITTALHRISPPLKNPFRVQTSTQPNSSNLSISTPNNNNNNNQQQIVPNNPQDQTLILLLRQRKTEEAWLAYSNSTNLPNPTCLSRLISQLSYQNTPCSFTRAQSIITRLRDAHQLHRLDANSLGLLAVSAAKSGHVLYATSIIKSMLKSGYLPHVKAWSAVVSRLASSGDDGPAEALRLFTSVVKRVRRFSEPSVVIDSLPDTAAFNAVLNACANLGLSKKFLELFNEMREFKCEPDVLTYNIMIKLCARVNRKDLLVFVLERILDEGITVCMTTLHSLVAAYVGFGDLEIAEELVQAMREGRLDLCRILRQSSDSEFVRKTENHVFAKLLPNSVSSNDYEPPMLKKVYKPDSRIYTTLMKGYMKQGRVLDTMRMLEAMRLQEDSGSRPDHVTYTTVISAFVKVGAMDRARQVLAEMSRIGVPANRITYNILLKGYCEQLQIDEAKELIRGMTGGDAGLEPDVVSYNTLIDGCISVDDSAGALTYFNEMRARGIAPSKVSYTTLMKAFAFSGQPKLANKVFDEMLNDPRVKVDLVAWNMLVEGYCRLGLLEDAKKIVERMREYGVHPNVATYGSLANGIALARKPGEALLLWTEVKERCGMENGENSKYSHVPRLQPDEGLLDTLADICVRAAFFKKALEIVACMEEYGIPPNKTKYTRIYVEMHSRMFTSKHASRARQDRRKERKKAAEAFKFWLGLPNSYYGSEWRLEPADGDE, translated from the coding sequence ATGACCACCAACATCATCACTCCACCACCGTGGCCAACCACCTCAACCCACCCTATCACCACCGCTCTCCACCGTATATCCCCACCTCTCAAAAACCCATTTCGTGTCCAAACCTCAACACAGCCCAACTCCTCAAATCTTAGTATCTCGACCCcaaacaacaacaataataataaccaACAACAAATAGTTCCAAACAATCCCCAAGACCAAACACTAATCTTACTTCTCCGACAAAGAAAAACTGAAGAAGCTTGGTTAGCTTACTCTAACTCTACTAATCTCCCCAACCCCACTTGTCTCAGCCGCTTAATTTCTCAACTCTCTTATCAAAACACTCCTTGTAGTTTCACTCGAGCTCAATCTATTATCACGCGTCTCCGTGATGCGCATCAGCTACACCGTCTCGACGCCAACTCTCTGGGCCTTCTTGCTGTTTCTGCTGCTAAATCAGGTCATGTTCTTTATGCAACTTCTATAATTAAGTCTATGCTCAAGTCTGGTTATCTTCCTCATGTTAAGGCTTGGAGTGCTGTTGTTAGTCGTTTAGCGTCTTCCGGTGATGATGGTCCTGCTGAGGCTTTGAGGTTGTTTACGTCTGTTGTTAAGAGGGTAAGGCGTTTTTCGGAACCCAGTGTTGTTATTGATTCTTTGCCTGATACTGCTGCTTTTAATGCTGTGCTTAATGCGTGTGCCAATTTGGGGCTTAGTAAGAAGTTTTTGGAATTGTTTAATGAAATGCGCGAGTTTAAGTGTGAACCTGATGTGTTGACTTATAATATTATGATTAAGTTGTGTGCCAGAGTTAATAGGAAGGATTTGCTTGTGTTTGTGTTGGAGAGGATTCTTGACGAGGGGATAACGGTGTGTATGACCACGTTGCATTCTCTTGTTGCGGCTTATGTTGGGTTTGGTGATTTGGAGATTGCGGAGGAATTGGTACAGGCTATGAGGGAAGGTCGGTTAGATTTATGTAGAATTCTTAGGCAGTCTTCTGATTCTGAATTTGTAAGAAAGACGGAGAACCATGTGTTTGCAAAATTGCTTCCGAATTCTGTTTCCTCAAACGATTATGAGCCGCCAATGTTGAAAAAAGTATACAAACCGGATTCTAGAATATATACAACGTTAATGAAGGGGTATATGAAGCAAGGTCGTGTTTTGGACACGATGAGAATGTTAGAAGCAATGCGCCTTCAGGAAGATAGTGGCAGTCGCCCTGATCATGTTACATACACGACAGTTATTTCTGCGTTTGTTAAGGTTGGCGCAATGGATAGGGCAAGGCAGGTGCTCGCTGAGATGTCTAGGATCGGTGTGCCTGCTAATAGGATTACTTATAATATTCTCCTTAAGGGATATTGTGAACAACTTCAGATCGACGAGGCCAAAGAATTGATTCGCGGAATGACTGGCGGTGATGCAGGTCTTGAGCCTGATGTGGTTTCTTACAATACTCTAATTGATGGGTGTATATCGGTGGATGATAGTGCAGGGGCTCTTACCTATTTTAATGAGATGCGAGCAAGAGGAATTGCTCCCTCCAAGGTTAGCTACACCACGTTAATGAAAGCATTTGCTTTTTCGGGTCAGCCAAAGTTAGCCAACAAAGTTTTTGACGAGATGCTTAATGACCCGAGAGTGAAGGTTGATTTGGTTGCATGGAATATGTTAGTTGAAGGTTATTGTAGGCTGGGATTACTCGAAGATGCAAAGAAGATTGTAGAGAGGATGAGAGAGTATGGAGTTCATCCAAACGTGGCCACATATGGAAGTCTTGCAAACGGTATAGCATTAGCCAGAAAACCTGGAGAAGCACTTCTGCTATGGACTGAAGTAAAGGAGAGATGTGGAATGGAAAATGGAGAAAATTCAAAATATTCTCATGTCCCGCGATTACAGCCTGATGAGGGGCTGTTAGATACACTGGCTGATATTTGTGTGAGGGCTGCTTTCTTTAAGAAAGCATTGGAGATTGTAGCTTGCATGGAAGAGTATGGAATACCACCAAACAAAACAAAGTATACCAGAATATATGTTGAAATGCATTCAAGGATGTTTACAAGCAAGCATGCGTCCAGAGCCAGACAGGACCGAAGGAAGGAAAGGAAAAAAGCAGCAGAGGCTTTCAAGTTTTGGTTGGGATTGCCAAATTCTTATTATGGGAGTGAGTGGCGACTTGAACCTGCTGATGGAGATGAGTGA